DNA sequence from the Geobacter sp. AOG2 genome:
GGTGCCGGAAAAACGCCAGGAACTGACCACCGAAGGAGGCCTGGACGTCATCCTCAATCTCAAATCCGTCACCGACGCCGCCAAGCGCCTGCGCGACAGCGGTATCGTCGTCAGCCTTTTCGTCGACCCGAATCAGGAGCAGATCAAGGCCGCCAACAAGACCGGCGCCGATTACATCGAAATCCACACCGGCGCCTATGCCGAAGCTAAGGATTGGGCCCAGCAGGAGAAGGAATTGGAGGCCATCGACACGGCCATTAAGCTTGCCCGCAAGGTTGGCCTGGGGGTCAATGCCGGGCATGGGCTCAACTATGTCAACATCAAAGCGATTGCCGCACTGGGCGGTATCGAGGAATACAACATCGGCCACTCCATCATCGCCCGTGCCGTATTGGTCGGCCTCGACCAAGCCGTTCGCGACATGGTGGAGTTGATCAAATACGCATGATCTCTGGCATCGGCGTTGATACGGTGGACGTCGCCCGGTTCCGGCGTTTTCTGGATGAGGGGAATCAGGCGATTATCGTGCGGCTCTTCACCGGACCGGAACGCCACCGGTGTAGCGGCCGCAAGGATGCCGCCTCGTGCTACGCCGCCCGTTTCGCAGCCAAAGAGGCCTTTCTGAAGGCATTAGGCAGCGGTCTGCGCGACGGCATCTCCTGGCATGACATGGAGATCGTCAACAACGAGTCCGGCAAACCTGATTTGCGGATCACGGGGCGGGCTCAGGAGCTTTTCGAGGCCCGAGGCTTGGGCGCCATATTCCTCTCCCTGTCACATGACGGCGGACAGGCTGTAGCCATGGTAGTCCTGGAGGCACCATGAAAGTCGTAACTGCTCAGACCATGCAGGAGTTGGACCGGCAAACCATTCGGGAGTTAGGCATTCCGGGGCTGGAGCTAATGGAACACGCGGGCCATGCCTGCATGGAAGCCATCTTCCATGAGTTTGGCTATAATGGGGGCAAACGGGCCTTTATCTTTGCAGGAAGGGGCAACAACGGCGGCGATGGTTATGTGATCGCTCGACTCCTTTGGCAAAGCGGCTGGCAGGTCCGGGTCTGTATCCTGGCGGAACGGGACCGGATCGAGGGGGATGCGGCCATAAACTTGGAGCAGTTGCCGTCTGATGCCATCTCATACTGCACCGTTCCCGATCAACTTGCTGGGCTCTGTCAGCAAGAGATCCGTCAGGCGGACGTCATCGTGGACGCCCTACTGGGAACCGGCCTAAACAGCGAGGTAGGCGGCATCTACCGGGAGGCGGTGGGACTGATCAACGCCTCCGGCCGCCCAGTGCTGGCGGTGGATATCCCTTCCGGCATCCACGGCAGTTCCGGCCGGGTGTTGGGCTGCGCGGTGCGGGCAACCGTAACAGTGACCTTTGCCGCCGCCAAATTGGGACATATTCTGTATCCTGGCGCCGAATACACCGGACGTCTGGTGGTGGCCGATATTGGCATCCCGGCAGAACTTATTGAGCAGGCTTCCGGCTGCGAATTTATCACCTCCGACAACATTCGACCCTTGCTGCGTCCCCGCGACCGGCAGGCCCACAAGGGACACTTCGGCCACTGCCTGATCGTTGCCGGGTCCCGCGGCAAGACCGGTGCCGCCGCACTTTCCGCAAACAGCGCCGTGCGAACCGGCTCCGGCCTGGTGACCCTTGTGGTTCCGGAAAGCCTCAACCCGATCCTGGAAATCAAGACCACAGAGGCCATGACCGTACCCCTGGCTGACGCCGGCAGCGGCTATCTGTCAGACGGCGCATTCCAAAAAATTGCAGGGCTTCTCCCCGGCAGGGACGCCTTGGCCATCGGCCCCGGTCTGGGTCAGGAGCCCACTACCGTTGCCCTGGTACAAAGCCTGGTGAGAATGGCAGACCTCCCCCTGGTGATCGATGCTGACGGCCTGAACGCCGTGTCACAGAGCACAGACTGCCTTTTGAACAAAAAGAGCTCCTCAGTGGTACTTACCCCTCACCCGGGAGAGATGGCCCGACTGTTGGGAACCACTATCGCCGACGTGGAACACGACCGCATAGCCACAGCTCGCAGGTTCGCCGCCGCCTTCGGCGTACACCTGATCCTGAAAGGCTCCCGTACCGTCATCGCCGCGCCTGACGGCAGCGTGGCCATCAACGGCAGCGGCAATCCGGGCATGGCTAGCGGCGGCATGGGGGACGTGCTGACCGGCATCATCGTCTCGCTCCTGGGCCAGGGGCGTAGTGCCTGGGATGCCTGCCGCTTGGGGGTCTTCATCCACGGTTACGCCGCCGACCTTGTAGCCCAGGACAAGGGAGAGATCGGCATGAACGCCGGCGATGTGCAGGAAAAGATCCCCTATGTCTACCAAAAACTGATAACATAACCTCAAGGAGAATACCGTATGCAGACCGTAGCCGATATCATGACCACAGAGGTCGTCACCGTTAAAAAAGAGACCAACTTGCGGGAACTGGCCGGGATATTCGAGACCCGCCATTTCGGCAGCCTGCCGGTGGTGGACGACGCCGGTAACCTGACCGGCATCGTTACCGCCTCCGATCTGATCGAACAGGGTCGCAACCTGCACATCCCCACGGTCATCTCCATCTTCGACTGGGTGATCCCCCTGCAAGGAGAACGAACCCTGGAACGCGAACTGCACAAGATGACTGCCCAAACAGTAGGTGAACTCTGTTCCAGCGACGTGGTGACCATAGCCTCCGGCGATCCGGTCAGTACGGCGGCAGATGTCATGAGTGACCGCAAGCTGCACGCGCTGCCGGTGGTCGAAGGACGAAAGCTGGTGGGAATCGTCTCCCGTATTGACATTATCCGCAATCTGGTCCCCAAGTGACCAAAGGAGAGTTCCTCACCAACTCGCCGGAGGAAACCGAGGGGCTCGGCCGGTACGTGGGTGCGTTATTGGAACGGGGCGCTTTCCTGGCGCTACGGGGCGAATTGGGAGGAGGAAAAACCTGCTTCACACGAGGCGTGGTCCAGGCGGTTGCTCCGGAAAGCGCTCACTTGGTTGCCAGTCCCACCTTTGCTATCATGAATCATTATCCCGGCCGGTTGCCGGTCTATCATTTCGATTTCTACCGCCTGAGGGATGAGGACGATATCGCAGACCTAGGGTTCTTGGAGTATCTGCATGGTGAGGGTGTCTGCATCGTGGAATGGTCCGAGCGCCTGGAAAGGCTGCTTCCCGTCGATCATTTGCGGATTACCTTCCATTACACCGGCGACGAGCAACGCGGAATCACCATCGAAGCGCAGGGGTCCGGCCCGGAAATTCTGTTGTCACGCTTGATAAAGCGTATACAGAAGGATAAAATTTCTTTGACCTGAGCGCCGATAATCTGTTATAGAGCTTTACCTTCGGCTATTCTTTGCCACCATATCTTGTGAAGGAGCGATGTATGGCACTTGTAGTCCAGAAATACGGCGGTACATCGGTTGGCACCGCCGACCGCATCAAAAACGTCGCCAAACGGATCATCAAGACCTATGAAGCCGGCAATGACGTGATTGTCGTCGTATCCGCCATGTCGGGAGAAACCAACAAGTTGGTCGCCCTGGCCAACGAGATGAGTGAAATCCCCGATGGGCGCGAATATGACGTGGTGGTCGCCACCGGCGAGCAGGTCACCATCGGCCTTTTGGCCATGCACCTCAAGTCCCTTGGCTACAAAGCGCGCTCCTATCAGGGGTGGCAGGTTCCGATCATCACCGACAGCATAGCCACCAAGGCCCGCATAGAAAGCATCGACGACAAAAACATCCGTGCCGACCTGAAAGACGGGGCCATCGTGATCGTGGCCGGTTTCCAGGGGATTGATGCGGCAGGTAACGTCACCACCTTGGGACGCGGCGGTTCGGACACCTCGGCCGTGGCTATCGCGGCGGCCCTCAAGGCCGACGTTTGCGAGATATATACCGATGTGGACGGTGTTTACACCACCGATCCAAATATCTGCAAGGAAGCCCGCAAGGTCGAGAAGATTTCCTATGACGAGATGCTCGAACTGGCAAGCCTGGGCGCCAAGGTTCTTCAAATCCGTTCGGTGGAATTCGCCAAAAAATACAACGTGGACGTGCACGTCCGCTCCAGTCTTAATGAAAACACCGGTACCATGGTTACCAGGGAGGATAAGGAAATGGAAGGTATTCTCGTATCAGGGGTAGCGTACGACAAGAATGAAGCCAAGATTGCCGTCATGGGAGTACCGGACAAACCGGGCATCGCCGCCAAAATTCTCACGCCGCTCTCCGATGCGGCCATCTCGGTGGATATGATAGTCCAGAACGTCAGCCAGGCCGGTATGACCGACTTCACCTTTACCGTGACCAAGGCCGACCTGAAACAGGCCCTGTTGATCACCAATGAGGTAGCCAAGACAATTCAGGCCAAGGAAGTCCTCTCGGACGAAAACATCAGCAAGGTATCAATTGTCGGCCTCGGCATGCGCAGCCATGCCGGCGTCGCCACCCAGATGTTCGCCGCCCTGGCCTCCAACGGCATCAATATTCAGATGATCTCCACATCGGAAATAAAGATTTCGGTCGTGGTCGACGAAAAATACACCGAGTTGGCTGTCCGCATACTGCACGAGACCTTTGGCCTGGAAAGCTGATTTTTCTTCCCGATCCAGCAATACAGAAGCGCCCCGCCAGCAATCCGGTGGGGCGCTTTTGTATTATCCGAACCTACCGCGGTCTTTGCGGTTGTCCAGCCCCTTTGTTTATACTAAACTGGCCATCAGGAGAACACAATGGACGGATCATCCCGAGGGCAAAAAAACATTGGAAGGATTCACGGCATAACTGCCGTGATCCTGGCTGGCGGTACATCCAGCCGCATGGGCAGCAACAAGGCGCTGTTGACCGTGGGCGGCCTCCCCTTGGTTGAAAAGATTTACCGCACCCTGGCCCAACTCTTTCGCGAGGTGATCCTGGTTACCAACTCGCCTGAAGAATACGGCTTTCTCCCCTGCCCCATGGTAAAAGACAGGTATCCCGGTGCCGGTCCCTTGGCCGGACTGCATGCCGGTCTGATAGCCAGTCGTGAGGACCGGGTCTTTATAACAGCATGCGACACACCTTTCCTCAGTCCTGACGTGATAGGGATGATTTGCTCGGTTGACGGGGAATATGACGCCGTAGTGCCGGTTGGCCCGAGCGGAAAGGAACCGTTGCAGGCCCTGTACGGGCGGTGCTGCTTGGCAATGGTGGAACAAGCCCTTGAGCAGGGCGACGGGAAACTGCTGAACTTGCTGGATCGCGTGAGGACCAGGTTGGTCACGCCGGAGGAGTTGGCTTCCATCCCAAATGTGGAGCTGTCGTTTTGCAACGTGAATGCGCCTGACGAATTTGCTGCTCTTATAAAAAATCTGCAGCCATGAACTTCATGCCCTGTTTGGCTCCCGACCGGGCGCCTAGTAGCCGCTGCCTCAACAGTTGGCTATATTATTGATTTCATAACCGTTGGTCTGGAAGGCAAGCTTGAGCGCACTACGCTGCTCCGGCGTCATGTCTTCGAGAATGGCCAGCAACCGCTTTTTGACCTTGTTGGGAGAACATATCCCCTCGTGAAGCTCCTTTTGCAACGCCTCCGGGAGGCGTGAGTCATTCAAAATCCGGTTTATATCCCCGGATTCGCAGAGCACCTTCTTCAGTGCCTCGCCATTGCTGGTGACATAAAAATGTTTGGCATCCTTGTAGACCAGAAAATTGGCGCTCTCGCATCCTGCCGCAAGACACGTCAAAACCGCAATGACACCAATCAGAACGGGCCTATTCATGGCTACCTCCCCTTCAAAAGATTTTGCACCTTGGCCCTGATCTGGGGCGAATTCCAATCCAGTTGCCCGATAAATTTGTCTCGGACTACGCCGGAACGGTCGACCAGTATACTGATAGGCTGACCGAAAAGACCATACATATCAAAATAGACGTTTTTTTCACCATCCAGCAGAACGGGGTACTCGATCTTCAACTGGTTTGCCAACTCCCGCACAGGTCTGTCGGAAGAATCGATGGCAATGCCGAGTATAACCAGGCCGTTTGCCTTCATTTCACGATAAAGTGCATTCAAAGCGGGTATCTCGGCTACGCACGGTGGGCATGTGGTAGACCAGAAGTTCAAAATGACGGCATTTCCTTTTGCCTTGAATTCCTCCAGGGTCACCTTGTGGCCATGCAGATCTTGCAGGCTAAAGTCGGGAGCCTTGTCATTGACCCTTGCCGCCTGCGCAGTAACACCTGACAGCAAGTAAAAACCTATGGAAAGGCACAGGGTAATTGCTTTCAAGCGCAAACCGATATTCATGGGCGCACCCCACAATCAATAGATTACGTAATAC
Encoded proteins:
- a CDS encoding pyridoxine 5'-phosphate synthase, producing the protein MAKLGLNVDHVATVRQARGGVEPDPVTAAAMGELAGAEGITIHLREDRRHIQDRDLEILRQTVKTKLNLEMAATQEMVRIALRVKPEQVTLVPEKRQELTTEGGLDVILNLKSVTDAAKRLRDSGIVVSLFVDPNQEQIKAANKTGADYIEIHTGAYAEAKDWAQQEKELEAIDTAIKLARKVGLGVNAGHGLNYVNIKAIAALGGIEEYNIGHSIIARAVLVGLDQAVRDMVELIKYA
- a CDS encoding holo-[acyl-carrier-protein] synthase, translating into MISGIGVDTVDVARFRRFLDEGNQAIIVRLFTGPERHRCSGRKDAASCYAARFAAKEAFLKALGSGLRDGISWHDMEIVNNESGKPDLRITGRAQELFEARGLGAIFLSLSHDGGQAVAMVVLEAP
- a CDS encoding NAD(P)H-hydrate dehydratase, with translation MKVVTAQTMQELDRQTIRELGIPGLELMEHAGHACMEAIFHEFGYNGGKRAFIFAGRGNNGGDGYVIARLLWQSGWQVRVCILAERDRIEGDAAINLEQLPSDAISYCTVPDQLAGLCQQEIRQADVIVDALLGTGLNSEVGGIYREAVGLINASGRPVLAVDIPSGIHGSSGRVLGCAVRATVTVTFAAAKLGHILYPGAEYTGRLVVADIGIPAELIEQASGCEFITSDNIRPLLRPRDRQAHKGHFGHCLIVAGSRGKTGAAALSANSAVRTGSGLVTLVVPESLNPILEIKTTEAMTVPLADAGSGYLSDGAFQKIAGLLPGRDALAIGPGLGQEPTTVALVQSLVRMADLPLVIDADGLNAVSQSTDCLLNKKSSSVVLTPHPGEMARLLGTTIADVEHDRIATARRFAAAFGVHLILKGSRTVIAAPDGSVAINGSGNPGMASGGMGDVLTGIIVSLLGQGRSAWDACRLGVFIHGYAADLVAQDKGEIGMNAGDVQEKIPYVYQKLIT
- a CDS encoding CBS domain-containing protein; translation: MQTVADIMTTEVVTVKKETNLRELAGIFETRHFGSLPVVDDAGNLTGIVTASDLIEQGRNLHIPTVISIFDWVIPLQGERTLERELHKMTAQTVGELCSSDVVTIASGDPVSTAADVMSDRKLHALPVVEGRKLVGIVSRIDIIRNLVPK
- the tsaE gene encoding tRNA (adenosine(37)-N6)-threonylcarbamoyltransferase complex ATPase subunit type 1 TsaE: MTKGEFLTNSPEETEGLGRYVGALLERGAFLALRGELGGGKTCFTRGVVQAVAPESAHLVASPTFAIMNHYPGRLPVYHFDFYRLRDEDDIADLGFLEYLHGEGVCIVEWSERLERLLPVDHLRITFHYTGDEQRGITIEAQGSGPEILLSRLIKRIQKDKISLT
- a CDS encoding aspartate kinase, which gives rise to MALVVQKYGGTSVGTADRIKNVAKRIIKTYEAGNDVIVVVSAMSGETNKLVALANEMSEIPDGREYDVVVATGEQVTIGLLAMHLKSLGYKARSYQGWQVPIITDSIATKARIESIDDKNIRADLKDGAIVIVAGFQGIDAAGNVTTLGRGGSDTSAVAIAAALKADVCEIYTDVDGVYTTDPNICKEARKVEKISYDEMLELASLGAKVLQIRSVEFAKKYNVDVHVRSSLNENTGTMVTREDKEMEGILVSGVAYDKNEAKIAVMGVPDKPGIAAKILTPLSDAAISVDMIVQNVSQAGMTDFTFTVTKADLKQALLITNEVAKTIQAKEVLSDENISKVSIVGLGMRSHAGVATQMFAALASNGINIQMISTSEIKISVVVDEKYTELAVRILHETFGLES
- a CDS encoding molybdenum cofactor guanylyltransferase yields the protein MDGSSRGQKNIGRIHGITAVILAGGTSSRMGSNKALLTVGGLPLVEKIYRTLAQLFREVILVTNSPEEYGFLPCPMVKDRYPGAGPLAGLHAGLIASREDRVFITACDTPFLSPDVIGMICSVDGEYDAVVPVGPSGKEPLQALYGRCCLAMVEQALEQGDGKLLNLLDRVRTRLVTPEELASIPNVELSFCNVNAPDEFAALIKNLQP
- a CDS encoding peroxiredoxin; this encodes MNIGLRLKAITLCLSIGFYLLSGVTAQAARVNDKAPDFSLQDLHGHKVTLEEFKAKGNAVILNFWSTTCPPCVAEIPALNALYREMKANGLVILGIAIDSSDRPVRELANQLKIEYPVLLDGEKNVYFDMYGLFGQPISILVDRSGVVRDKFIGQLDWNSPQIRAKVQNLLKGR